One Solanum pennellii chromosome 10, SPENNV200 genomic region harbors:
- the LOC107001961 gene encoding calmodulin: MADQLTDDQISEFKEAFSLFDKDGDGCITTKELGTVMRSLGQNPTEAELQDMINEVDADGNGTIDFPEFLNLMARKMKDTDSEEELKEAFRVFDKDQNGFISAAELRHVMTNLGEKLTDEEVDEMIREADVDGDGQINYDEFVKVMMAK; this comes from the exons ATGGCAGATCAGCTCACCGATGATCAGATCTCTGAGTTTAAGGAGGCTTTCAGCCTATTCGACAAGGACGGAGATG GTTGCATTACAACTAAGGAGCTTGGGACTGTGATGAGGTCGTTGGGACAGAACCCAACTGAAGCTGAGCTCCAGGACATGATAAATGAAGTGGATGCTGATGGTAATGGAACCATCGACTTCCCAGAGTTTTTGAACCTCATGGCCAGGAAGATGAAGGATACAGACTCAGAGGAGGAGCTAAAGGAGGCATTCAGAGTGTTTGACAAGGACCAGAATGGGTTCATCTCTGCTGCTGAGCTCCGTCATGTGATGACTAACCTTGGTGAGAAGCTTACTGATGAAGAAGTTGATGAAATGATCAGAGAGGCTGATGTCGATGGCGATGGACAAATTAACTACGATGAGTTTGTTAAGGTCATGATGGCCAAGTGA
- the LOC107001960 gene encoding uncharacterized protein LOC107001960 isoform X1 — MEGVSPDQESVESGAKKSSISSGGRLHDRKEFLHRFVDSESLTENLKTWYEETIENSTHKEPSFDVPFELIDLQKFDYALGGVPFQQLIRMPSAVYASTSGAAEATAYLALEDFLHASVKGLWEAFWGQDETLPFYVSCVYNSNLRFYQAEKAISKGKLGGLCATAVMLKNPRHPQGKWDDILELAILRSDIGNLCTVENDCKPCLSILGEALFFALRVLVARSISRSNIPLSLNSVFVLLVDTQYGGVLKLEGDVSKLEMDLNDVYGCAAEWIKNNALITISPIDRIWNKLGNANWGDIGALQALYATFHSITQYAGMSKNSIEDLAADHSARLQARRIERQLGDSWVNGNGLFRYQQRSASPEIVEVHEESFRLEPDKSMNLEIGSVVLIEDSNWKKDYQINEVLTDGEIPYYIASSVEDPGTTSFLYVGSHPSLLEPAWEDMKLWYQVQRQTKVLGVMKQKELSSKYLPQLDASGRIIHPGQCRRPSSGGNCNRQWCGTPVLMTSPVGRTVADLVRLGQFGSDEAIRCCHDCLSALSAAASVGIRHGDIRPENVVFVNSGVRQPYFVLVGWGHAILEERDRPAMNLHFSSTYALQEGKLCSASDAESLVYMLYFSSGSNMPNLDSVEGALQWRETSWSKRLIQQKLGDISAVLKAFADYVDSLCGTPYPMNFDIWLTRLKRRIPDEDHGKQIDTSS, encoded by the exons ATGGAAG GTGTATCTCCAGACCAGGAATCTGTGGAGTCTGGCGCAAAAAAATCCAGTATATCTTCAGGTGGCAGGCTTCATGACCGGAAAGAGTTTCTCCATAGGTTTGTAGATAGTGAAAGCCTGACCGAAAACCTTAAAACGTGGTATGAAGAAACAATAGAAAATTCAACTCATAAGGAACCTTCGTTTGATGTCCCTTTTGAGTTGATAGATCTTCAAAAGTTCGATTATGCGTTGGGAGGAGTTCCATTTCAGCAGCTGATTCGTATGCCTAGTGCTGTTTATGCCTCGACTTCTGGTGCTGCGGAAGCAACTGCTTATCTTGCTCTGGAGGATTTTTTACATGCAAGTGTGAAAGGTTTGTGGGAGGCATTTTGGGGTCAGGATGAAACTTTGCCTTTCTATGTTTCTTGCGTCTATAATTCAAACCTGAGATTTTATCAGGCTGAGAAAGCCATTTCGAAAGGGAAGCTGGGAGGTCTTTGTGCCACAGCTGTAATGCTCAAAAACCCAAGGCATCCACAAGGGAAGTGGGATGATATTCTGGAACTTGCTATTCTAAGGTCAGATATTGGAAACCTTTGTACAGTAGAGAATGACTGTAAACCTTGTCTCTCAATTTTAGGCGAAGCTTTATTCTTTGCTCTAAGAGTATTGGTTGCAAGAAGCATCAGCAGATCCAATATTCCTCTCAGTTTGAATTCAGTTTTTGTTCTTTTAGTTGACACTCAATATGGTGGAGTCCTAAAACTTGAAGGAGATGTAAGCAAGTTGGAAATGGATTTGAATGATGTATATGGTTGTGCTGCTGAATGGATAAAAAATAATGCTTTAATTACCATTTCTCCCATCGATAGGATCTGGAACAAGCTTGGAAATGCTAATTGGGGGGATATCGGGGCTTTACAAGCACTTTATGCGACCTTCCACTCAATCACACAATATGCTGGAATGTCAAAGAATTCAATTGAAGATTTGGCTGCGGACCACAGTGCTCGGCTTCAGGCAAGAAGAATTGAAAGACAATTGGGGGATAGCTGGGTGAATGGAAATGGTTTGTTTCGCTACCAGCAGCGTAGTGCATCACCTGAAATTGTTGAAGTACATGAAGAGTCCTTCAGGTTAGAACCTGACAAGTCCATGAACCTGGAAATCGGTTCTGTTGTGCTGATAGAAGATTCAAACTGGAAGAAGGATTATCAGATAAATGAAGTCCTAACAGATGGAGAAATTCCGTATTATATTGCGTCTTCTGTCGAAGATCCTGGCACGACTTCATTTTTATATGTTGGTTCACATCCTTCTCTGCTGGAACCAGCGTGGGAAGATATGAAACTGTGGTATCAAGTTCAGAGGCAGACAAAGGTATTGGGCGTTATGAAGCAAAAGGAGTTGTCTAGCAAGTATCTACCTCAGTTGGATGCATCTGGGCGGATAATTCACCCTGGCCAATGCAGGAGACCAAGCTCGGGTGGTAACTGTAATCGTCAATGGTGTGGAACTCCAGTGTTAATGACTAGTCCAGTGGGCAGAACAGTTGCTGATTTGGTGAGACTTGGCCAATTTGGTAGTGATGAGGCTATTAGATGTTGCCATGACTGTTTATCTGCCCTTTCTGCTGCTGCCTCAGTTGGCATTCGGCACGGAGATATCAGGCCTGAGAACGTTGTTTTTGTTAATTCTGGTGTGAGGCAACCTTATTTTGTTCTCGTTGGTTGGGGACATGCTATTTTAGAAGAGAGGGATCGTCCTGCAATGAATTTACATTTCTCCTCTACCTATGCCCTTCAAGAAGGGAAACTGTGCTCAGCCTCTGATGCAGAGAGTCTGGTGTACATGCTTTACTTCTCTTCTGGTAGTAACATGCCTAATTTGGATTCGGTTGAAGGGGCACTGCAGTGGAGAGAAACCTCTTGGTCAAAAAGGTTGATCCAACAGAAGCTAGGAGATATTTCTGCTGTCTTGAAAGCATTCGCAGATTATGTTGACAGCCTCTGTGGAACGCCATATCCTATGAATTTTGATATCTGGCTCACAAGGTTAAAGAGACGTATTCCTGATGAAGATCATGGAAAACAGATTGATACCTCGAGTTAG
- the LOC107001960 gene encoding uncharacterized protein LOC107001960 isoform X2, with amino-acid sequence MPSAVYASTSGAAEATAYLALEDFLHASVKGLWEAFWGQDETLPFYVSCVYNSNLRFYQAEKAISKGKLGGLCATAVMLKNPRHPQGKWDDILELAILRSDIGNLCTVENDCKPCLSILGEALFFALRVLVARSISRSNIPLSLNSVFVLLVDTQYGGVLKLEGDVSKLEMDLNDVYGCAAEWIKNNALITISPIDRIWNKLGNANWGDIGALQALYATFHSITQYAGMSKNSIEDLAADHSARLQARRIERQLGDSWVNGNGLFRYQQRSASPEIVEVHEESFRLEPDKSMNLEIGSVVLIEDSNWKKDYQINEVLTDGEIPYYIASSVEDPGTTSFLYVGSHPSLLEPAWEDMKLWYQVQRQTKVLGVMKQKELSSKYLPQLDASGRIIHPGQCRRPSSGGNCNRQWCGTPVLMTSPVGRTVADLVRLGQFGSDEAIRCCHDCLSALSAAASVGIRHGDIRPENVVFVNSGVRQPYFVLVGWGHAILEERDRPAMNLHFSSTYALQEGKLCSASDAESLVYMLYFSSGSNMPNLDSVEGALQWRETSWSKRLIQQKLGDISAVLKAFADYVDSLCGTPYPMNFDIWLTRLKRRIPDEDHGKQIDTSS; translated from the coding sequence ATGCCTAGTGCTGTTTATGCCTCGACTTCTGGTGCTGCGGAAGCAACTGCTTATCTTGCTCTGGAGGATTTTTTACATGCAAGTGTGAAAGGTTTGTGGGAGGCATTTTGGGGTCAGGATGAAACTTTGCCTTTCTATGTTTCTTGCGTCTATAATTCAAACCTGAGATTTTATCAGGCTGAGAAAGCCATTTCGAAAGGGAAGCTGGGAGGTCTTTGTGCCACAGCTGTAATGCTCAAAAACCCAAGGCATCCACAAGGGAAGTGGGATGATATTCTGGAACTTGCTATTCTAAGGTCAGATATTGGAAACCTTTGTACAGTAGAGAATGACTGTAAACCTTGTCTCTCAATTTTAGGCGAAGCTTTATTCTTTGCTCTAAGAGTATTGGTTGCAAGAAGCATCAGCAGATCCAATATTCCTCTCAGTTTGAATTCAGTTTTTGTTCTTTTAGTTGACACTCAATATGGTGGAGTCCTAAAACTTGAAGGAGATGTAAGCAAGTTGGAAATGGATTTGAATGATGTATATGGTTGTGCTGCTGAATGGATAAAAAATAATGCTTTAATTACCATTTCTCCCATCGATAGGATCTGGAACAAGCTTGGAAATGCTAATTGGGGGGATATCGGGGCTTTACAAGCACTTTATGCGACCTTCCACTCAATCACACAATATGCTGGAATGTCAAAGAATTCAATTGAAGATTTGGCTGCGGACCACAGTGCTCGGCTTCAGGCAAGAAGAATTGAAAGACAATTGGGGGATAGCTGGGTGAATGGAAATGGTTTGTTTCGCTACCAGCAGCGTAGTGCATCACCTGAAATTGTTGAAGTACATGAAGAGTCCTTCAGGTTAGAACCTGACAAGTCCATGAACCTGGAAATCGGTTCTGTTGTGCTGATAGAAGATTCAAACTGGAAGAAGGATTATCAGATAAATGAAGTCCTAACAGATGGAGAAATTCCGTATTATATTGCGTCTTCTGTCGAAGATCCTGGCACGACTTCATTTTTATATGTTGGTTCACATCCTTCTCTGCTGGAACCAGCGTGGGAAGATATGAAACTGTGGTATCAAGTTCAGAGGCAGACAAAGGTATTGGGCGTTATGAAGCAAAAGGAGTTGTCTAGCAAGTATCTACCTCAGTTGGATGCATCTGGGCGGATAATTCACCCTGGCCAATGCAGGAGACCAAGCTCGGGTGGTAACTGTAATCGTCAATGGTGTGGAACTCCAGTGTTAATGACTAGTCCAGTGGGCAGAACAGTTGCTGATTTGGTGAGACTTGGCCAATTTGGTAGTGATGAGGCTATTAGATGTTGCCATGACTGTTTATCTGCCCTTTCTGCTGCTGCCTCAGTTGGCATTCGGCACGGAGATATCAGGCCTGAGAACGTTGTTTTTGTTAATTCTGGTGTGAGGCAACCTTATTTTGTTCTCGTTGGTTGGGGACATGCTATTTTAGAAGAGAGGGATCGTCCTGCAATGAATTTACATTTCTCCTCTACCTATGCCCTTCAAGAAGGGAAACTGTGCTCAGCCTCTGATGCAGAGAGTCTGGTGTACATGCTTTACTTCTCTTCTGGTAGTAACATGCCTAATTTGGATTCGGTTGAAGGGGCACTGCAGTGGAGAGAAACCTCTTGGTCAAAAAGGTTGATCCAACAGAAGCTAGGAGATATTTCTGCTGTCTTGAAAGCATTCGCAGATTATGTTGACAGCCTCTGTGGAACGCCATATCCTATGAATTTTGATATCTGGCTCACAAGGTTAAAGAGACGTATTCCTGATGAAGATCATGGAAAACAGATTGATACCTCGAGTTAG
- the LOC107032102 gene encoding proteasome subunit alpha type-3 — MSSIGTGYDLSVTTFSPDGRVFQIEYAGKAVDNSGTVVGIKCKDGIVLGVEKLIASKMMLPGSNRRIHSVHRHSGMAVAGLAADGRQIVARAKSEATSFESVYGEPIPVKELAERVASYVHLCTLYWWLRPFGCGVILGGYDRDGPQLYLVEPSGVSYRYFGAAIGKGRQAAKTEIEKLKLSEMTCRQGIIEVAKIIYGVHDEAKDKAFELEMSWVCDESNRQHQKVPDNLLEEAKAAAKAALEEMDAD; from the exons ATGAGTAGCATAGGAACCGGATATGATCTATCGGTGACGACATTCTCGCCGGACGGCAGAGTATTTCAGATCGAATACGCCGGAAAAGCAGTCGATAACAGTGGTACTGTTGTTGGAATCAAATGCAAGGATGGAATCGTCTTG GGAGTGGAGAAGCTAATAGCATCCAAAATGATGTTGCCGGGATCAAATCGTCGAATTCATTCTGTTCATCGTCATTCCGGCATG GCTGTTGCAGGTTTGGCTGCAGATGGGAGGCAGATTGTTGCCCGAGCCAAGTCTGAAGCAACCAGCTTTGAAAG TGTATATGGTGAGCCAATTCCAGTGAAAGAACTTGCAGAGCGTGTTGCTAGTTATGTGCATTTATGCACGCTGTATTGGTGGCTCAG GCCTTTTGGATGTGGGGTGATTCTTGGAGGGTATGATAGAGATGGACCTCAACTATACCTGGTTGAGCCTTCTGGTGTCTCCTAT AGGTACTTCGGTGCTGCTATTGGAAAGGGAAGGCAAGCTGCTAAAAC AGAAATTGAGAAGTTAAAGTTATCTGAAATGACCTGTCGACAAGGGATTATTGAGGTAGCAAAAAT AATTTACGGAGTACATGATGAGGCAAAAGACAAggcatttgaacttgaaatgagCTGGGTATGTGATGAGTCTAACCGCCAACATCAGAAG GTTCCTGATAATCTTTTAGAGGAAGCAAAGGCTGCAGCTAAAGCTGCACTTGAGGAGATGGATGCCGATTAA
- the LOC107002129 gene encoding magnesium-protoporphyrin IX monomethyl ester [oxidative] cyclase, chloroplastic: protein MAAEMALVKPITKFNTINTTTARLSSRRLPFTVRMSAATTTPPTSKPSKKPQKQGIKESLLTPRFYTTDFDEMETLFNTEINKNLNEAEFEALLQEFKTDYNQTHFVRNKEFKEAADKIQGPLRQIFVEFLERSCTAEFSGFLLYKELGRRLKKTNPVVAEIFSLMSRDEARHAGFLNKGLSDFNLALDLGFLTKARKYTFFKPKFIFYATYLSEKIGYWRYITIYRHLKTNPEFICYPIFKYFENWCQDENRHGDFFSALMKAQPQFLNDWKAKLWSRFFCLSVYVTMYLNDCQRTDFYEGIGLNTKEFDMHVIIETNRTTARIFPAVLDVENPEFKRKLDRMVEINTKLIAVSESDEIPLVKNFKKIPLIAALASELLAAYLMKPIESGSVDFAEFEPQLTY from the exons ATGGCAGCAGAAATGGCATTAGTAAAACCCATAACCAAATTCAACACCATTAACACCACCACTGCACGGTTGAGCAGCCGCAGACTGCCGTTCACAGTTAGAATGTCAGCCGCCACTACCACCCCACCAACTTCAAAACCCTCCAAGAAACCTCAGAAACAAGGAATCAAAGAGTCCCTTTTGACACCAAGATTTTACACTACTGATTTTGATGAAATGGAGACCCTTTTCAACACTGAGATCAACAAGAACCTGAATGAGGCTGAGTTTGAAGCCCTTTTGCAGGAATTCAAAACTGATTACAACCAGACTCATTTTGTTAGGAACAAGGAGTTTAAAGAAGCTGCTGATAAAATTCAGGGACCTTTAAGGCAAATCTTTGTTGAATTCTTGGAGAGGTCTTGCACTGCTGAGTTCTCTGGTTTCCTTCTCTACAAGGAACTTGGAAGGAGGCTCAAg AAAACTAATCCTGTTGTTGCAGAGATTTTCTCCCTCATGTCTAGGGATGAAGCTCGCCACGCTGG GTTTTTGAACAAGGGTTTATCTGACTTCAATTTGGCGTTGGACTTGGGGTTCTTGACCAAAGCAAGAAAATACACTTTCTTCAAACCAAAGTTCATCTTCTATGCAACTTACTTGTCTGAGAAAATTGGATACTGGAGGTACATTACCATATACAGGCATCTCAAGACCAATCCCGAGTTTATATGTTATCCGATTTTCAAATACTTCGAGAACTGGTGCCAAGATGAGAACCGCCATGGTGATTTCTTCTCTGCTTTGATGAAAGCTCAGCCTCAGTTTCTCAATGACTGGAAGGCAAAGCTGTGGTCTCGCTTCTTCTGCCTTTCG GTTTATGTCACTATGTACTTGAATGATTGCCAAAGAACAGATTTTTACGAAGGCATTGGGCTTAACACCAAAGAATTTGACATGCATGTCATCATTGAG ACAAACCGCACAACTGCAAGGATTTTCCCTGCTGTCCTTGATGTTGAGAACCCAGAATTCAAGAGGAAGTTGGACAGGATGGTGGAGATTAACACCAAACTAATTGCTGTTAGTGAGAGCGATGAGATTCCACTGGTGAAGAATTTCAAAAAGATCCCTCTGATTGCAGCTTTGGCTTCTGAGTTATTGGCTGCGTATCTCATGAAACCTATTGAGTCAGGTTCGGTTGATTTTGCAGAGTTTGAACCACAACTTACCTACTAA